A portion of the Chondrinema litorale genome contains these proteins:
- the tsf gene encoding translation elongation factor Ts: protein MAITAKQVNELRQITGAGMMDCKNALVEAEGDIEKAIDLLRKKGQKVAAKRADREASEGNVYSYINEAGTVGIAFALNCETEPVSNTEEFKKLGETILKVAIDNAISSKEEVVEVEVDGKKIAEYMVELSGKIGEKIEISDYAYIEGEQVVDYLHGTSIVVLVNLAGGTGEEVIEAGKNVAMQIAAMKPLAVDKDGIDIEVVEREKQVGIEKAREEGKPEHILDKIAQGFVQKFFKENTLLSQQYVKEPKQSVTQYLDSVKKGLTVKSFSRIGIGR, encoded by the coding sequence ATGGCCATTACAGCAAAACAAGTAAATGAATTAAGGCAAATTACTGGTGCAGGAATGATGGATTGTAAAAACGCACTAGTTGAAGCTGAAGGAGATATAGAAAAAGCAATTGACTTGCTTAGAAAAAAAGGACAAAAAGTAGCTGCCAAAAGAGCTGATAGAGAGGCTTCTGAAGGTAATGTATACTCTTATATTAATGAGGCGGGAACTGTAGGTATCGCTTTTGCTTTAAACTGTGAGACTGAACCAGTATCTAACACAGAAGAATTTAAAAAGTTAGGCGAAACTATTCTTAAAGTTGCAATTGATAATGCAATTTCTTCTAAAGAAGAAGTTGTTGAAGTTGAAGTTGACGGAAAGAAGATCGCTGAATATATGGTTGAGCTTTCTGGAAAGATTGGTGAGAAAATCGAAATTTCTGACTATGCTTATATAGAAGGTGAACAAGTTGTTGATTATTTGCACGGTACTAGTATTGTTGTATTAGTAAACCTTGCTGGTGGAACTGGAGAAGAAGTTATTGAAGCAGGTAAAAACGTTGCTATGCAAATTGCAGCAATGAAACCATTAGCTGTAGATAAAGACGGAATCGATATTGAGGTAGTTGAAAGAGAAAAGCAAGTTGGTATCGAAAAAGCAAGAGAAGAAGGAAAACCAGAACATATTCTTGATAAAATCGCTCAAGGTTTTGTTCAAAAATTCTTTAAGGAAAATACATTGCTTAGCCAACAATATGTAAAAGAGCCTAAGCAATCTGTAACACAATATCTTGATTCAGTAAAAAAAGGACTTACTGTTAAGTCTTTCTCAAGAATTGGTATTGGTAGATAA